DNA sequence from the Tissierella sp. MB52-C2 genome:
TTTTTAGTATTTTTAAATATAGCTATAGGTGCAGGAGTCCAAGGAATTAAGTCCTCTGGATAAACAACGCTAGTAGGGTTAGTCTCACCAATATTGAAAGTACCACCAGTAATAGCCACAACACCTATGGCAAACTCACCTGCTCCTACCTTTTCAAGTGGTTCTCCGCCACCTTTAGCATAGAATTCTATATTATCATCTAATCTATTAAAGTAATCCCAAGCCTTTTCTTCTCCCCATGCCTGAATAAGTCCACTTACTATGGCATAGTTAGTACCTGAAATAGCAGGATCAGCCATCATTACTTCTCCCTTATACTTTGGATCAGCTAAATCTTCCCAAGTTTTTGGAGCCTCAAGCCCCTTTTCCTTAAGAATATCATCGTTTACAATAAATCCAGCTGGAACTAAAGCTAATCCTGAGAAATTTCCATCTTTATCATTATATTGTGGATTTATAGCTTCAGCTTCTGGTGATTTATATGCCTCAAGATATCCCAAATCCCTAGCATTTAAATAGGAATCTACTCCACCCCCAAACCAAATATCAGCAGTAGTCTTTCCATCTTCTGCTTGCAACTTAGCAAGAGCAGCACCTGTTGACATACTTAACCACTCAATTTTAATTCCTGTCTTTTCAGTGAAAGCATCAAATGAATTTTCAGCTCCACCATAAGCAACTAAAACTTCTAAAGTCGTTCCTTCAAATGGCTTTTCCACAACCTCTGTCGTATCTGCATCTTGTCCAACTTCTGGATTTATAGATGGTTGTTCTGATTGTTCTTTCTTGGTACATCCTGTAAAAGTAAAAGCCATAATAATAATTAATAATAAGGCTACAAGTCTCTTCATATCATTTCCTCCTGTACAATTTTTAACCAATTCAGTTTAACATAGTAGTTTTTTGAAAGCAAATTAATTTTATCTATAACAGATTGTTAATTTATAGATAAAATTAATACTTCAATAATTCCAATTTTATTAAAATCACCTCCTTACCTATTCTATATATTAGGCGAGGAGGTGATAAAATGGCTATAACAACTATTAAAAAGAAAATATTCTTGAGGCTTGAGCTTTATAGTGGATCGGGGTTACTGATTAGAATCTTACTTGAGAAACTATTTCCTCTAATCTATCTGATATATATTTATTTCTTTCTATTATTTTACTTATATCATTTACTGCCTCTACAATATTCATATTCTTATCTGCAATATTTGTAGTAGCTAAAGTTGATTCTTCCACTGTAATAGATACTTCCTTAATTGCTATGGAAATTTCATTTATAGTTGCTGAAAGCTCTTCTGCTGTGGCACTTAAATCTGATATTACATTGTTTAAGTGGGAACCATCTTCTCTATATTGATTTACTGCATCTACCATCAGCTCATAATCTGTATATATATCTTTTTCTATGAAATCCATTACAAGAGATATACTTTTGATTAAATTTTCCACTGACTTTGTAATACCTTCAGTTACAGTTTGTATTTCTCCTATTGTTGAATTAGAATTCTCTGCTAGCTTTCTTATTTCATCTGCAACTACTGCAAAACCTCTACCAGACTCTCCTGCTCTAGCTGCCTCAATAGCTGCATTTAATGATAGTAAGGAAGTTTGTTCTGATATTTCCAGTATTGCATTGGATAATATATTTATTTTCTCCACTTCTTTAGATGAAACTATAGCATTATCTATTTCCTTTCTTGCATCAGAATATATATTCATAGTTTTATCTTTTGCAGTAATAAATTGATGACTTAGTTTATCTGCCTTTATACTTATTTCATTAGATGTGTTTGCACCTTCTTCTACCTTCTCTGCAAAGTCCGATAATGCTCTTTCTATCTCCTGTGAGGACTCGTTTATAGATATGGTAGTAGCTGAGGTTTCCTCCATACCTGCAGATAATTCTTCAGTTGTAGCAGAAGTATCCTCTGCCTCATTTAATAAATAATGAACTTTGTTTAAAGTTTCTTCACTTACTTCATTGCTTATATCTATAGACTCTTTCATATCCACCATAAAAGCCTTTAACTTTTCTATAATAAGATTGAAAGAACCATATATTTCTCCTAATTCATCTTTTCTATTTAAATCCTTTTCACTTATGGATTTAGATAAATCTAAATTGGATATATCTTCAGCAATTTTTACAGAATCCTTAATAGGGTTTGTTATGTTATTTGCCACATATAATACAAGTATTATGGATATAAGGATTACACCTATTGTAGCAGCTAGAGTAAGGAAAATAACCCTATTTATAGTACCCATTACATTATTATTTTCCACGGATACTCCTACTGTCCAATTACTTTCCTCCACAGGACCATAGAAAAACAATCTATCTACTCCATCAAAATCTTGTATCTTTCTATCTTTAAGCTTTAATCCAACCTTTCCGACTAACTCTGATACTTTTCCTAAATCATCTATTTTCTTAAAGCTGCCATCTTTATTAGGCTTATATTCATCATTCAAATGAGTCAGTATATTACCTTTATCATCTATTAAAAATGCGTAGGATCCTTCTCCATAATCAGCTTGAGCTATGAAGTCTACTAAATAATCAATAGATATATCAGTTCCCATTACACCATCTATACCACTTAATGTTTTAAACTTTTTAGATATGGTCATTACCATTTCATTAGTGACAGCATCTATATATGGTTCTGAAATAAAGAAGTCTTCAGTTGCCATTGCTCCTATATACCAGGGTCTAGTTGTAGCCTTAAATTCTTCTACACTTATACCTTCTGAAAAATAGGTATTGTCTCCATAGGAAATATAGTAAGTGTTGTCTGGATTTTCCTCTGTTAATTTAGTTACCAATCCTTTTATATAATCTTTTTCGTGGTTATCATTGTATATAATTCCATCTAATATTCCATTTATGAACTCCTTCTCACGAATCATCCACTGATTCACTTCTCTAGCAGTGGCATATGCCTCCAATGTAGTATTTTCATTAATCTTAGATTCAAGATTTTTGATTGCTAAGGTATAGTTAATAACTGAAATAAGTAAAATTGAAAAAATACAAATAAATGCAGTAAATACAAGTAACTTTGCCTTTAGTTTCAATTTTTCTCCCCCCCTTTTTTCTCTATATATACCCATATATAGACAAATAACTCCAATTTCTGAACCAAGGCTTCAAAAATTGGAGTTATTTAAATTTATTAGAATCACCCTAGTAACTTTATCTTACCTATTCTATATATTAGGCAAGGAGGTGATAAAATGGCTATAACAACTATTAAGGAAAAAACATCCTTGAGACTTGAGCTTGACGGTGGAATAGTTGACGGTAAACAAAAAATCCACCCAAAATCCTTTACACAAATTAAAACCACAGCAGAAGACCAAGACTTATACAATGCAGCCGCAGCTATTGCTGGCCTACAGGATAAGAATTTGTTAAAGGTACAAAGAGTGGAAACTACTACTCTTATTGAGTAATTAGGTTTCTCTAATAGAAAGGTGGTGATACAATGGAAAAAACTAAATTAGAAATGGAATTTATTGATGAAGCAAATAAAAAATTTGTCCTATCAATAGATGAGCCAAAGGCAGAGCTAGATTCTGAGGAGGTAAGATCTGCAATGGATACAATTCTTGCATCCAATATATTTATGTCCTCTACTGGAGAACTTGCAGATGTTTCAGAAGCTAGAATAGTATATACATCAGTAAGTAAATTTGATATTTAATAAAAGGGGACATTAAGTCCCCTTTAACCACATAAAAGGATGGTGATATAATGGAAGAAATATATTCTGGTATAGCTAATCTAGGATTTCCCATAGTTCTTTCCATATATTTATTAGTAAGAATAGAAGGCAAATTAAATCAGCTATCAGAAAGTATTATTGAGTTATCTAAAACCATAGGTAATCTATAATAACTCCGAT
Encoded proteins:
- a CDS encoding ABC transporter substrate-binding protein — its product is MKRLVALLLIIIMAFTFTGCTKKEQSEQPSINPEVGQDADTTEVVEKPFEGTTLEVLVAYGGAENSFDAFTEKTGIKIEWLSMSTGAALAKLQAEDGKTTADIWFGGGVDSYLNARDLGYLEAYKSPEAEAINPQYNDKDGNFSGLALVPAGFIVNDDILKEKGLEAPKTWEDLADPKYKGEVMMADPAISGTNYAIVSGLIQAWGEEKAWDYFNRLDDNIEFYAKGGGEPLEKVGAGEFAIGVVAITGGTFNIGETNPTSVVYPEDLIPWTPAPIAIFKNTKNLDAAKVFIDWYLSQEGQTILREADARIMARDDVEAPELMSGLDKSKLIDFDLELMGKDRDSILERWKDLVGDK
- a CDS encoding methyl-accepting chemotaxis protein, producing the protein MKLKAKLLVFTAFICIFSILLISVINYTLAIKNLESKINENTTLEAYATAREVNQWMIREKEFINGILDGIIYNDNHEKDYIKGLVTKLTEENPDNTYYISYGDNTYFSEGISVEEFKATTRPWYIGAMATEDFFISEPYIDAVTNEMVMTISKKFKTLSGIDGVMGTDISIDYLVDFIAQADYGEGSYAFLIDDKGNILTHLNDEYKPNKDGSFKKIDDLGKVSELVGKVGLKLKDRKIQDFDGVDRLFFYGPVEESNWTVGVSVENNNVMGTINRVIFLTLAATIGVILISIILVLYVANNITNPIKDSVKIAEDISNLDLSKSISEKDLNRKDELGEIYGSFNLIIEKLKAFMVDMKESIDISNEVSEETLNKVHYLLNEAEDTSATTEELSAGMEETSATTISINESSQEIERALSDFAEKVEEGANTSNEISIKADKLSHQFITAKDKTMNIYSDARKEIDNAIVSSKEVEKINILSNAILEISEQTSLLSLNAAIEAARAGESGRGFAVVADEIRKLAENSNSTIGEIQTVTEGITKSVENLIKSISLVMDFIEKDIYTDYELMVDAVNQYREDGSHLNNVISDLSATAEELSATINEISIAIKEVSITVEESTLATTNIADKNMNIVEAVNDISKIIERNKYISDRLEEIVSQVRF
- a CDS encoding DUF1659 domain-containing protein, which codes for MAITTIKEKTSLRLELDGGIVDGKQKIHPKSFTQIKTTAEDQDLYNAAAAIAGLQDKNLLKVQRVETTTLIE
- a CDS encoding DUF2922 domain-containing protein; amino-acid sequence: MEKTKLEMEFIDEANKKFVLSIDEPKAELDSEEVRSAMDTILASNIFMSSTGELADVSEARIVYTSVSKFDI
- a CDS encoding YvrJ family protein, producing MEEIYSGIANLGFPIVLSIYLLVRIEGKLNQLSESIIELSKTIGNL